From Pseudoleptotrichia goodfellowii, a single genomic window includes:
- a CDS encoding S-methyl-5-thioribose-1-phosphate isomerase, whose product MIRQDYNLPFMLKYENIAWFNEEGYVNILDRRIYPEKTVFVKCNTHEEVAKAVKDMVTQSAGPYTAVGMGMALAAFECKNMSVEKQIEYLEKASYTLSHARPTTANRMSKITEACVEKAKKNLENGDNAFESIKNETIDSLNRRYSIMEEVGRYLADKIKDGDKILTQCFGETIIGMLIRILKQQNKNNVEFYCAETRPYLQGARLTATCFAEAGFKTTVVTDNMIAYLMENIKINLFTSAADTITREGYIANKIGTYQIALLARNFGIPYFVTGIPDIDKYGENDINIEYRDPSSVLGNHTLKNVNAIYPSFDITPPYLISGIVTDKGVYSSYDLGSYFKNDIKRFY is encoded by the coding sequence ATGATTAGACAGGATTATAATCTTCCTTTTATGCTGAAATATGAAAATATTGCATGGTTTAATGAAGAAGGATATGTCAATATATTAGATAGAAGAATATACCCTGAAAAAACAGTATTTGTAAAATGTAATACACATGAAGAAGTAGCAAAGGCAGTAAAAGATATGGTTACTCAAAGTGCAGGACCGTATACTGCAGTAGGTATGGGAATGGCCTTGGCCGCATTTGAATGTAAGAATATGTCAGTAGAAAAGCAAATAGAGTATTTGGAAAAAGCAAGTTATACATTGAGTCACGCAAGACCTACCACTGCCAACAGAATGAGTAAAATTACGGAAGCATGTGTTGAAAAAGCTAAAAAAAATCTGGAAAATGGAGATAATGCATTTGAATCCATAAAAAATGAAACAATAGATTCGTTAAACAGAAGATACAGTATAATGGAAGAAGTAGGAAGATATCTTGCAGATAAAATAAAAGACGGAGATAAGATTTTAACACAATGTTTTGGAGAAACTATAATAGGTATGCTTATAAGAATATTAAAACAACAAAATAAAAATAATGTGGAGTTTTACTGTGCTGAAACAAGACCTTATTTGCAGGGAGCAAGACTGACTGCAACATGTTTTGCTGAAGCAGGATTTAAAACAACTGTAGTTACAGACAATATGATAGCTTATTTAATGGAAAATATAAAAATAAATTTATTCACATCGGCAGCTGATACAATAACAAGAGAAGGTTATATTGCCAACAAAATAGGCACATATCAGATAGCTTTACTTGCTAGAAATTTTGGAATACCTTATTTTGTGACAGGGATTCCGGATATTGACAAATATGGGGAAAATGATATAAATATAGAATACAGAGATCCCAGTTCAGTTTTAGGTAATCATACTTTAAAAAATGTAAATGCGATATATCCGTCTTTTGATATAACACCTCCTTATTTAATAAGTGGGATAGTTACAGATAAAGGTGTATATTCTTCATATGATTTAGGCTCGTATTTTAAAAATGATATAAAAAGATTTTATTAG
- a CDS encoding autotransporter-associated N-terminal domain-containing protein, translated as MSNELTRLEKELRNFAKRCKNIKYTGGLLLSFLFAGMLTFSVNVDSNIVNARKDLNTSINDLHVSFKQTKRENNRLLKNANLELIQLMEQGDHVVKSPWSSWQIGMNYFYSNWRGAYKGRGDKAQKYPYEGIFERSTNAFERYTSPLSPSYEELNGMSNIRNGLNQGYGIASTTPKQEPLAILNVDASIKPKDVFRDAVNAPTVSVQAPNLPPLNVPSLTPPPVSVPTPNVPEKTVSIVKPNASPFTGFFFDGSANAITKDNSQGLIPTGADVTYVATQGVTLYSGVEPSDINANKSADQMTPAAKTGYIKSDRTIVDVSNTNTSQGNKVGRTTNILYRSGYTNGTPLTLKDLTLHVRGNFDGTDSGGTGTGPTDSYTDVGRGAEGGADTGGPTRGTMGIHTLLNVNIENATANLYGRAGFVTSETWRNGVVNIVGNNNKVNVYGSENSVFYIMPSAYGTITYGYSNSNRWAFYLGKITGKTNIDIFGTGNNVYLSSGISGARHIENDGVINSYGASNIVYSGMSYVPDWSKSAYQTMGPHPDKMQSKIQLSKVNLYGDENVGMFFGSKMGGNNPKSWEPGHRISEDGAGYIRKASYIGIYQGEIDFAAKIGTQLGANASDTAQASVGNLTGNSDKWVEGGVGVFAQSGQREGIDPIKDLGVPSGLGGDYAQAPTIANDKIHALQVRKLDITFGKNSKNGFMLISKLGSVIDVGNPASSNDYVTGISSTITDGVNGANTNETDASTGTVIAYAEGTWDQAKHQLGSKAAEKTQNDNDAVAVNNGTARKPLTDIAASTAAKLQGLASEINVYPDVVLASKEGIAYMGDNQGIVNAKKTTVAVSHSAIIGFARNKGTVNIDGDITALDAKVTNADDKYKNIAGLATLNTTALSGATVGGTVNINGNVNVNGMGALASGNGSTVNLNKTGNIINIGKEGGLAAVKGGKVNFAGGTINVGADRSSSTPVYADEDPNSSVTFKDGATPTSKPTTINMSSGILMTGEDTDYSAAATGVGKYKGMKNVKVVLQADGVVLKTSNGKTVTWNGSTAGSTAVKNAMKLGELDTNNKKFKIFYINGTFNLATNLNLDDATDEFNKSLGLSNEVFNIGSGVTVSSAAGKGLAMGSNDTATSNASNAYNNDGTINITSGTANTSALNISYGTVDNRNIINVDKGIGVYGINGSRLVNNTNGTITVGTEGVGMAGFSSASTLQIYGTDKKIKDGTLASTDKTLELLNKGTITVNGNNSVGMYGETNKAAGAHASTNIAASNGLITNSGKITMTGDNAVGIVSKGFGNKIDLSGTGSSDIVTGVNGIGVYAEKSNINLLSNYGMEVKDQGTGIFVKDGSSVSAGTLELKYNGSNTGTGVGIFYEGSSTANMLNKTNVNLVDNTGTTGGLVGLFANNGGILTNTGNIAGDKGYGIITSETEIVNNGNITLNNPVDNATKKASVGIYTQGSDKITNNGIITAGENSVGIFGYTVVNTSTVNVGNGGTGIYSTGGNVDLLLGAINTGTNKAVAVYTKGNGQTVTAHNGSTLNIGDNSFGFINEGTGNTINSNISSQSLGTDTVYIYSTDRTGTVTNNTALTSTGSYNYGMYSAGTVTNNADINFGAGLGNVGIYSTHGGTATNSAGRTITIGKSFIDPDDVEKNRYGVGMAAGFTPTDLERLAGKTDYTGNIVNNGTINVTGQYSIGMYGTGAGTKVYNGTAIGSVATINLGASNTTGMYLDNGAYGYNYGTIKTVGTGLEKVAGVVVRNGSTIENHGDIILDAKSAVGLLAKGDVLGNNLGIIKNYKNMTITGEGSVNQQEDTNNSSFGKGMGGVSIDVPKGSSTGTINVNGKPVVPTLATTTREEYQDMNVSRIGMYIDTSNKRFTRPIAGLSNLSSLRKADLIIGVEAAKNTTSKYIQLDKKILDPYNDMIKRNTQIKDWKIYSGSLTWMATVAQNQTDGTMENAYMAKIPYTQWAGKEPMPVEVTDTYNFLDGLEQRYGVEGLGMREKTLFDKISSIGKNEQRLFYQAIDEMMGHQYANVQQRIHGTGVLLDKEFTHLRKEWDTKSKQSNKIKVFGMRDEYKTDTAGIINYTSNAYGFAYLHEDETIKLGNSSGWYAGAVNNSFKFKDIGGSKENTTMLKLGIFKSTAFDNNGSLKWTVLGEGYVARTSMHRKYLVVDEIFEGKSDYNSYGAAIKNEISKEFRTNERTSIKPYGSLKLEYGRFNTIKEKTGEVRLEVKGNDYYSVKPEVGIEFKYKQPMAVKTTFVTTLGLGYENELGKVRDVKNKGRVAYTDADWFNIRGEKDDRKGNFKADLNIGIENQRFGVTLNGGYDTKGKNVRGGLGFRVIY; from the coding sequence TTGAGTAATGAGCTGACAAGATTGGAGAAGGAATTGAGAAATTTTGCCAAAAGATGTAAAAATATAAAATACACAGGCGGACTTCTTTTGAGTTTTCTTTTTGCAGGAATGCTTACTTTTTCTGTAAATGTTGACAGCAATATCGTAAATGCAAGAAAAGATTTGAATACGTCAATAAATGATTTACATGTGTCATTTAAACAGACGAAAAGGGAAAATAACAGATTGTTGAAAAATGCCAATTTGGAATTGATTCAATTAATGGAACAGGGAGACCATGTGGTAAAATCTCCGTGGAGCAGCTGGCAAATAGGGATGAACTACTTCTACAGCAATTGGAGAGGGGCATATAAAGGGAGAGGTGATAAAGCCCAAAAATATCCTTATGAAGGAATATTTGAAAGAAGTACCAATGCTTTTGAAAGATACACATCTCCTTTAAGTCCGAGTTATGAAGAGTTAAACGGAATGTCGAATATAAGAAACGGATTAAATCAGGGATACGGAATAGCCAGTACAACTCCGAAACAGGAACCTCTGGCAATTTTAAACGTGGATGCTTCAATAAAACCCAAAGATGTATTCAGAGACGCGGTAAATGCACCGACAGTCAGTGTGCAGGCTCCAAATCTGCCACCGTTGAATGTACCCAGTTTAACACCGCCCCCTGTCAGCGTTCCTACTCCTAATGTACCGGAAAAGACAGTAAGTATTGTTAAACCAAATGCAAGTCCGTTTACTGGTTTCTTTTTTGATGGAAGTGCAAATGCTATTACTAAAGATAATAGCCAAGGTTTAATACCTACCGGAGCTGATGTAACATATGTTGCAACACAAGGTGTTACACTATATTCCGGAGTGGAACCGAGTGATATAAATGCAAATAAATCTGCAGATCAAATGACACCTGCTGCAAAAACAGGTTATATAAAATCAGACAGAACTATTGTGGATGTTTCTAATACGAATACATCCCAAGGGAATAAAGTTGGCCGTACAACAAATATTTTATATAGAAGCGGATACACAAATGGAACTCCTCTTACATTGAAAGATTTAACACTGCATGTTAGAGGAAATTTTGACGGAACTGATAGCGGAGGAACAGGAACAGGCCCAACTGACAGTTATACAGATGTCGGCCGTGGAGCAGAAGGAGGAGCAGATACAGGAGGTCCTACCCGTGGAACAATGGGAATACACACTTTATTAAATGTTAATATAGAAAACGCCACTGCAAATCTATACGGAAGAGCCGGATTTGTAACTTCTGAAACTTGGCGTAACGGTGTTGTTAATATAGTAGGAAATAATAATAAAGTAAATGTATACGGTTCGGAAAACTCGGTATTCTACATAATGCCTTCAGCTTACGGGACAATAACTTATGGATATAGCAATTCTAATAGATGGGCTTTTTATCTTGGAAAAATTACAGGAAAGACTAATATAGATATATTCGGTACCGGAAATAATGTCTATCTGTCTTCAGGAATATCAGGGGCAAGACATATAGAAAATGATGGAGTAATCAATTCTTATGGAGCTTCAAATATAGTTTATTCAGGAATGAGCTATGTTCCGGACTGGTCAAAATCAGCTTACCAAACTATGGGACCTCATCCTGATAAAATGCAATCAAAAATACAACTATCGAAAGTTAATCTTTACGGAGATGAAAATGTCGGAATGTTTTTTGGTAGCAAAATGGGAGGAAATAATCCTAAATCTTGGGAACCCGGGCATAGAATCTCTGAAGATGGTGCAGGTTATATAAGAAAAGCCTCATATATAGGAATATATCAGGGAGAAATAGATTTTGCGGCTAAAATAGGGACTCAATTAGGAGCTAATGCAAGTGATACGGCACAAGCTTCAGTGGGGAACTTAACAGGAAATAGTGATAAATGGGTTGAAGGCGGAGTTGGAGTATTTGCTCAGTCAGGGCAAAGAGAAGGAATAGATCCTATAAAAGATTTAGGAGTACCTTCAGGACTTGGAGGAGATTATGCACAAGCACCAACAATTGCAAATGATAAAATTCATGCACTGCAAGTAAGAAAGTTGGATATAACTTTCGGTAAAAATTCTAAAAACGGATTTATGCTAATTTCAAAATTAGGAAGTGTCATAGATGTCGGAAACCCTGCTTCTTCAAATGATTATGTAACAGGTATAAGTTCTACAATTACTGATGGAGTTAACGGTGCCAATACAAATGAAACTGATGCTTCAACCGGAACAGTTATAGCCTATGCTGAAGGAACTTGGGATCAGGCAAAACATCAATTAGGCTCTAAAGCTGCAGAAAAAACTCAAAATGATAATGATGCAGTAGCTGTAAATAATGGAACAGCCAGAAAACCGTTGACAGACATTGCTGCTTCAACAGCAGCTAAACTCCAGGGACTGGCTTCTGAAATAAATGTCTACCCTGATGTAGTCTTAGCTTCTAAAGAAGGAATTGCATATATGGGTGATAATCAGGGGATTGTCAATGCCAAAAAGACAACAGTAGCCGTAAGTCACAGTGCAATTATAGGATTTGCAAGAAACAAAGGAACGGTAAATATTGACGGAGATATTACCGCATTGGATGCAAAGGTCACTAATGCTGATGATAAATATAAAAATATAGCAGGGTTGGCAACATTAAATACAACTGCATTATCGGGAGCAACAGTAGGTGGAACAGTTAATATAAACGGTAACGTAAATGTAAACGGTATGGGTGCACTTGCTTCAGGAAACGGTTCAACAGTAAACTTAAATAAGACAGGAAATATAATTAATATAGGTAAAGAAGGCGGACTTGCTGCAGTAAAAGGAGGAAAAGTCAATTTTGCAGGAGGAACAATAAATGTGGGAGCTGATCGTTCGAGTTCCACACCTGTGTACGCAGATGAAGATCCGAATTCATCTGTTACTTTTAAAGACGGAGCAACTCCGACAAGTAAACCGACTACTATAAATATGTCAAGCGGTATTTTAATGACAGGAGAAGATACTGATTATTCTGCTGCAGCAACAGGTGTCGGAAAATACAAAGGAATGAAAAATGTTAAAGTAGTATTACAGGCAGACGGAGTAGTTTTAAAAACAAGTAACGGTAAAACGGTGACTTGGAACGGTTCAACAGCAGGATCAACAGCCGTAAAAAATGCAATGAAACTTGGAGAATTAGATACAAACAATAAAAAGTTTAAAATATTTTATATAAACGGAACTTTTAATCTGGCAACTAATTTGAATCTTGATGATGCTACTGACGAATTTAATAAAAGTTTAGGTTTGTCTAATGAAGTGTTTAACATAGGAAGTGGAGTTACTGTAAGTTCTGCAGCAGGAAAAGGACTCGCAATGGGGTCAAATGATACGGCAACTTCCAATGCAAGTAATGCGTATAACAATGACGGAACAATAAATATAACAAGCGGAACAGCAAATACATCAGCTTTAAATATCAGCTACGGAACTGTTGATAATAGAAATATAATAAATGTTGATAAAGGAATAGGAGTTTACGGAATAAACGGAAGCAGACTTGTAAACAATACTAACGGAACAATAACTGTCGGAACTGAAGGAGTAGGTATGGCAGGATTTTCATCAGCCTCGACTTTACAGATTTACGGAACTGATAAAAAAATAAAAGACGGTACGTTGGCTTCGACAGACAAAACTTTGGAATTGTTAAATAAAGGAACTATTACCGTAAACGGAAATAATTCTGTAGGAATGTACGGAGAAACAAATAAAGCTGCAGGAGCTCATGCAAGTACAAATATAGCGGCAAGTAACGGACTTATAACAAATAGCGGTAAAATTACTATGACGGGTGATAACGCTGTCGGAATCGTATCCAAAGGATTCGGAAACAAAATTGATTTAAGCGGAACGGGAAGCTCGGATATAGTAACCGGAGTGAATGGAATAGGAGTGTATGCTGAAAAATCCAATATCAATTTATTGTCAAATTACGGAATGGAAGTAAAAGATCAGGGAACAGGAATTTTTGTAAAAGACGGCAGTTCTGTAAGTGCGGGAACTTTAGAACTGAAATATAACGGTTCGAATACAGGAACAGGAGTAGGAATATTCTACGAAGGTTCGTCAACTGCAAATATGCTTAACAAAACCAATGTAAATCTTGTAGATAATACAGGAACAACAGGAGGACTGGTAGGTCTGTTTGCGAATAACGGAGGCATTTTAACAAATACAGGAAATATTGCGGGAGATAAAGGATACGGAATTATTACAAGCGAAACTGAAATAGTAAATAACGGTAATATAACATTGAACAATCCTGTAGACAATGCAACTAAAAAAGCGAGTGTAGGTATTTATACTCAAGGAAGTGACAAAATAACAAACAACGGAATAATAACTGCAGGAGAAAACTCTGTAGGGATATTCGGATACACTGTAGTAAATACAAGTACTGTAAACGTAGGGAACGGAGGAACGGGTATTTACAGTACGGGAGGAAATGTTGATTTGCTTTTGGGTGCAATAAATACAGGAACAAATAAGGCTGTGGCAGTTTATACAAAAGGAAACGGACAAACAGTAACGGCTCATAACGGAAGTACTTTGAATATAGGAGATAATTCGTTCGGATTTATTAATGAAGGGACAGGGAATACAATAAACAGTAATATTTCAAGTCAATCGTTGGGAACTGACACAGTTTATATTTATTCGACTGACAGAACAGGTACGGTAACAAATAATACCGCATTGACTTCAACAGGATCCTATAATTACGGAATGTATTCGGCAGGTACGGTAACAAACAATGCCGATATAAATTTCGGAGCAGGATTGGGAAATGTAGGAATATACAGTACACATGGCGGAACGGCAACAAACTCGGCAGGAAGAACAATTACAATAGGAAAATCATTTATAGATCCTGATGATGTAGAGAAAAACCGTTACGGAGTGGGAATGGCAGCAGGATTTACACCGACTGATTTGGAAAGACTGGCAGGAAAAACCGATTATACAGGAAATATAGTAAATAACGGTACGATAAATGTAACAGGACAATACAGTATCGGAATGTATGGAACAGGAGCTGGAACAAAAGTTTATAACGGTACTGCAATCGGTTCCGTTGCGACAATAAATCTCGGAGCAAGTAATACTACGGGAATGTATCTGGATAATGGAGCATACGGATATAACTACGGAACTATAAAAACAGTCGGAACGGGACTGGAAAAAGTAGCGGGAGTTGTTGTCAGAAACGGTTCCACAATAGAAAATCACGGAGATATAATACTGGATGCTAAATCGGCAGTGGGATTATTGGCTAAAGGAGATGTTTTAGGAAATAATTTAGGTATAATTAAAAACTATAAAAACATGACGATAACGGGAGAAGGCTCGGTCAATCAGCAGGAAGATACTAATAACAGCAGTTTCGGTAAAGGAATGGGAGGAGTTTCCATAGATGTACCGAAAGGTTCAAGTACAGGAACGATAAACGTAAACGGAAAACCTGTAGTACCGACATTGGCAACGACTACTCGGGAAGAATATCAGGATATGAATGTCTCAAGAATAGGGATGTATATAGATACCTCAAATAAAAGATTTACAAGACCTATAGCCGGATTGAGCAATCTCAGCAGTTTAAGAAAAGCCGATTTGATAATAGGAGTTGAAGCTGCTAAAAATACTACAAGTAAATATATTCAGCTGGATAAAAAAATACTGGATCCGTATAACGATATGATAAAAAGAAATACACAAATAAAAGATTGGAAAATATATTCGGGATCGCTTACATGGATGGCAACTGTAGCTCAAAATCAGACTGACGGTACAATGGAAAATGCTTATATGGCTAAAATACCTTATACTCAGTGGGCAGGGAAAGAACCGATGCCTGTGGAAGTAACCGATACGTATAATTTCCTTGACGGATTGGAACAAAGATACGGAGTAGAGGGGTTAGGAATGAGAGAAAAAACATTGTTTGATAAAATAAGCAGTATAGGAAAAAATGAGCAGAGATTATTCTACCAAGCTATAGACGAAATGATGGGACATCAGTATGCAAATGTGCAGCAAAGAATACACGGAACAGGAGTATTGTTGGATAAAGAGTTCACTCATTTAAGAAAAGAATGGGATACTAAATCAAAACAATCGAACAAAATAAAAGTATTCGGAATGAGAGATGAGTATAAAACAGATACTGCAGGAATAATAAATTACACAAGTAATGCTTACGGATTTGCATATTTACATGAAGATGAAACAATTAAGCTTGGAAACAGTTCAGGATGGTATGCAGGAGCTGTAAACAACAGCTTTAAATTTAAAGATATAGGCGGATCAAAAGAAAATACTACTATGTTAAAGTTGGGAATATTTAAATCAACAGCTTTTGATAATAACGGAAGCTTGAAATGGACAGTTTTGGGAGAAGGCTACGTAGCAAGAACAAGTATGCACAGAAAATATTTGGTAGTAGATGAAATCTTTGAAGGAAAATCCGATTATAACAGTTATGGAGCAGCAATTAAAAATGAAATAAGCAAAGAATTCAGAACAAATGAAAGAACAAGTATAAAACCTTACGGGAGTTTAAAACTTGAATATGGAAGATTTAATACAATCAAAGAAAAAACAGGAGAAGTAAGACTTGAAGTAAAAGGAAATGATTACTATTCTGTAAAACCTGAAGTCGGAATAGAGTTTAAGTATAAACAACCGATGGCTGTAAAAACAACTTTTGTAACAACTCTTGGATTAGGCTATGAAAATGAGCTTGGAAAAGTGAGAGATGTTAAAAATAAAGGGAGAGTGGCTTATACCGATGCAGACTGGTTCAATATAAGAGGAGAAAAAGACGACAGAAAAGGAAACTTTAAAGCGGACTTGAATATCGGAATAGAAAACCAAAGATTCGGAGTAACATTAAACGGAGGTTATGACACAAAAGGTAAAAATGTAAGAGGAGGATTAGGGTTTAGGGTGATTTATTAA
- a CDS encoding APC family permease, which produces MSGSEKKLSFWELMIIGIGQLIGSGIMVLLCIAMGMTGKGVAFSFIVAAVIVIIPLIAMAALGSAIPNSGGMYVYVRDLIGKKTGFFYVTLLVFGQFILAQYAIGVGEYAKELWSNVNVGLISMGVMTFVFIVNLIGLKTSVLLQRFVVVILVGSLLVFVIYGFPQVKDVGSFFQASNILPNGLGSFLAASVLVRFALIGSEFLSEFGGDAKNPGRDIPIAMILSTVCVAVLYVLIAIVAAGVLPIDEVAFKTLGVVAKKILPTWMYFVFMIGGGMFALISSLNAVFAWATKGIKQAIKDGWLPEKLAEENKRFGTAHWLLLMYYLVGMYPILIGQEIKTISVIGTNIGLIFSGFPVVAIMFLAKKRPKEYENAQFKLPKWAMYTIPAISMCIYVIGVLSSWDYLKSQGAITPIIVFCIIVAAYTWIREPYVKNKQSLQKEE; this is translated from the coding sequence ATGTCAGGCAGTGAAAAAAAATTAAGTTTTTGGGAGTTAATGATTATTGGAATAGGTCAACTTATAGGTTCCGGAATAATGGTTCTATTATGTATTGCTATGGGAATGACAGGAAAAGGAGTTGCCTTTTCGTTTATAGTTGCTGCAGTAATAGTAATTATTCCATTGATTGCAATGGCTGCGTTGGGATCTGCAATACCGAATTCAGGAGGAATGTATGTCTATGTAAGAGATCTTATAGGAAAAAAGACAGGATTTTTTTATGTTACTTTATTAGTGTTTGGACAATTTATACTGGCACAGTATGCAATAGGGGTTGGAGAATATGCAAAAGAATTATGGTCTAATGTAAATGTCGGACTTATATCTATGGGAGTAATGACTTTTGTATTTATTGTAAATTTAATAGGACTTAAAACTTCAGTGTTGCTCCAAAGATTTGTTGTAGTTATACTCGTAGGTTCTTTATTAGTTTTTGTTATTTACGGATTTCCTCAAGTAAAAGATGTAGGCTCTTTTTTTCAAGCTTCCAATATATTGCCTAATGGCTTGGGAAGTTTTTTAGCAGCTTCTGTTTTAGTAAGATTTGCATTAATAGGTTCGGAATTTTTATCCGAATTTGGGGGAGATGCTAAAAATCCGGGAAGAGATATACCGATAGCTATGATACTTTCAACAGTATGTGTAGCGGTGTTGTATGTTTTGATTGCCATAGTCGCTGCAGGAGTACTTCCTATAGACGAAGTCGCTTTTAAAACATTGGGAGTTGTTGCGAAAAAAATATTACCTACATGGATGTATTTTGTGTTTATGATAGGTGGAGGAATGTTTGCATTAATATCATCATTAAATGCAGTATTTGCATGGGCAACAAAAGGAATCAAACAAGCTATAAAAGACGGTTGGTTGCCTGAAAAACTGGCAGAAGAAAATAAAAGATTCGGAACGGCACATTGGTTATTGTTGATGTATTATTTAGTAGGAATGTATCCTATTTTAATTGGACAGGAAATCAAAACTATTTCAGTTATAGGAACAAATATAGGATTGATATTTTCAGGATTCCCTGTTGTTGCTATAATGTTTCTTGCTAAAAAACGTCCGAAAGAATATGAAAATGCTCAATTTAAATTACCTAAATGGGCGATGTATACAATACCTGCGATAAGTATGTGTATATACGTTATAGGGGTTTTATCGAGTTGGGATTATTTGAAAAGTCAGGGAGCTATAACTCCTATTATAGTTTTTTGTATTATAGTAGCTGCTTATACATGGATCAGGGAACCTTATGTGAAAAATAAGCAAAGTCTTCAAAAGGAGGAATGA
- a CDS encoding nucleoside phosphorylase has protein sequence MAEELLPGIKLRKGEISERVLVCGDPFRAEMLAQRLDDMKCLAKAREYWTYYGKYKGVPINISSHGVGASGAMLSFISLIKGGAEVIIRLGTCGSLKKDVKAGDIIIATAAAKEDGLSNIYVPVSFPAVADIDVINCLRETGIKQNIKNIHTGIIVTQGAFYGGVIKTNTEELAESGAIGLEMEVAALYTAGSIYGIKTGSILSVDGNALAVLDCAEDNNPDPELLKKTVEKCADIALEALINVKF, from the coding sequence ATGGCAGAAGAACTTTTACCTGGAATCAAATTGAGAAAAGGTGAAATATCTGAGAGAGTTTTAGTTTGTGGAGATCCTTTCAGGGCAGAAATGTTAGCACAAAGGTTGGATGATATGAAATGTCTTGCAAAAGCGAGGGAGTATTGGACTTATTACGGTAAGTATAAAGGAGTCCCGATTAATATATCTTCTCACGGAGTCGGAGCAAGTGGAGCTATGTTATCCTTCATAAGTTTAATTAAAGGAGGTGCAGAAGTAATAATCAGACTGGGGACATGCGGTTCATTAAAAAAAGATGTGAAAGCAGGAGATATAATAATTGCTACAGCAGCGGCTAAAGAGGATGGATTAAGTAATATATATGTTCCTGTCTCATTTCCTGCGGTAGCAGATATTGATGTAATTAATTGTTTAAGAGAAACAGGTATAAAACAGAATATAAAAAATATTCATACAGGGATAATAGTGACACAGGGGGCTTTTTACGGAGGAGTTATTAAAACTAATACTGAAGAACTTGCAGAATCCGGAGCAATTGGGTTAGAAATGGAAGTTGCCGCTTTATATACTGCGGGTTCAATTTATGGAATTAAAACAGGATCGATATTATCAGTTGATGGAAATGCTTTAGCAGTTCTAGATTGTGCGGAGGATAATAATCCTGATCCTGAATTATTGAAAAAGACTGTTGAAAAATGTGCAGATATAGCATTGGAAGCTTTAATAAATGTCAAATTTTAA